From Achromobacter spanius, a single genomic window includes:
- a CDS encoding ABC transporter ATP-binding protein: protein MNAAAPPKAVLDINNIEVVYNKAVQVLRGLSLSVPAGSIVALLGSNGAGKSTTLKAVSGLLDLEDGELVRGQIVFGGGDTAGIKPQNLVRSGLAHVMEGRRVFEDLTVEENLVAATYALTGRQAARADFDLVYGYFPRLFERRRGLAGYLSGGEQQMLAIGRALIAQPTLMLLDEPSLGLSPMLVESIFSIIARINIEQGVSMLLVEQNASVALAVAHYGYIMETGKVVIDGSADKLAADPDVREFYLGIGGSGEARGFRDIKHYKRRKRWLS, encoded by the coding sequence ATGAACGCCGCGGCGCCGCCCAAGGCTGTGCTCGACATCAACAACATCGAGGTCGTCTACAACAAGGCGGTGCAGGTGCTGCGCGGCTTGTCCCTGTCGGTGCCGGCCGGCAGCATCGTTGCGCTCCTGGGCAGCAACGGCGCCGGCAAGTCCACCACGCTCAAGGCCGTCTCGGGTCTGCTGGACCTGGAGGACGGCGAGCTGGTGCGCGGCCAGATCGTGTTCGGTGGCGGCGACACGGCGGGCATCAAGCCGCAGAACCTGGTGCGGTCCGGTCTGGCGCACGTGATGGAAGGGCGGCGCGTGTTCGAGGACCTGACCGTGGAAGAGAACCTGGTGGCGGCGACGTATGCGCTGACAGGGCGGCAGGCGGCACGCGCGGACTTCGATCTGGTCTACGGCTATTTCCCGCGGCTTTTCGAACGGCGGCGCGGGCTGGCCGGTTATCTGTCCGGCGGCGAGCAGCAGATGCTGGCGATCGGCCGCGCGCTGATCGCCCAGCCCACGCTGATGCTGCTGGACGAGCCGTCGCTGGGCCTGTCGCCGATGCTGGTCGAAAGCATTTTTTCGATCATCGCGCGCATCAATATCGAACAGGGGGTGTCGATGTTGCTGGTGGAGCAGAACGCGTCCGTGGCGCTGGCGGTGGCGCATTACGGCTACATCATGGAGACCGGCAAGGTGGTGATCGACGGATCTGCCGACAAGCTGGCGGCCGACCCCGACGTGCGCGAGTTCTATCTGGGCATCGGCGGCTCGGGCGAGGCCCGGGGCTTTCGCGACATCAAGCACTACAAGCGCCGCAAGCGCTGGCTGTCATGA
- the prfB gene encoding peptide chain release factor 2 (programmed frameshift) → MEAERQNQLAARLADYAEREQALRRYLDYDAKAERLHVVNAELEDPAVWNDPKHAQDLGREKKSLEDVVETLTSLGAGVADSQELFEMAAADDDGDTLEAIELDADAFQEKLEALEFRRMFSNPADPLNCFLDIQAGAGGTEAQDWASMLLRQYLKYAERKGFKAEILEESDGEVAGIKSATIKIEGDYAFGYLRTETGVHRLVRKSPFDSSGGRHTSFASVFVYPEVDDSFEVEVNPADLRVDTYRASGAGGQHINKTDSAVRLTHIPTGIVVQCQNDRSQHRNRAEAMQMLKSKLYELEMRNRMAEQQKLEDSKTDVGWGHQIRSYVLDQSRIKDLRTNVEISNTQKVLDGDLDPFIQASLKQNV, encoded by the exons ATGGAAGCCGAACGTCAGAACCAGCTCGCAGCCCGCCTCGCCGACTACGCGGAGCGCGAACAGGCTCTACGGAGGTATCTT GACTACGATGCCAAAGCTGAACGCCTCCACGTCGTAAACGCCGAACTCGAAGACCCGGCCGTCTGGAACGACCCCAAGCACGCCCAGGATCTGGGCCGTGAAAAGAAATCGCTCGAGGACGTGGTGGAAACGCTCACGAGCCTGGGCGCCGGCGTGGCCGATTCCCAGGAACTCTTCGAAATGGCCGCCGCCGACGATGACGGCGACACCCTCGAAGCGATCGAACTGGATGCCGACGCCTTCCAGGAAAAGCTCGAAGCCCTGGAATTCCGCCGCATGTTCTCCAATCCGGCCGATCCCCTGAACTGCTTCCTGGACATCCAGGCGGGCGCGGGCGGCACGGAAGCGCAGGACTGGGCGTCGATGCTGCTGCGCCAGTACCTCAAGTACGCCGAACGCAAGGGCTTCAAGGCCGAGATCCTTGAAGAATCCGACGGCGAAGTCGCGGGCATCAAATCGGCCACGATCAAGATCGAGGGCGACTACGCCTTCGGCTACCTGCGCACCGAAACCGGCGTGCACCGACTGGTCCGCAAGAGCCCATTCGACTCGTCGGGCGGCCGCCATACGTCGTTCGCCAGCGTCTTCGTGTATCCGGAAGTCGACGATTCCTTCGAGGTCGAAGTGAACCCCGCCGACCTGCGCGTCGACACCTACCGCGCCTCGGGCGCGGGCGGCCAGCACATCAACAAGACCGACTCGGCCGTGCGTCTGACGCACATCCCCACCGGCATCGTCGTGCAGTGCCAGAACGACCGTTCGCAGCACCGCAACCGCGCCGAAGCCATGCAGATGCTGAAGTCCAAGCTCTACGAACTCGAAATGCGCAACCGCATGGCCGAGCAGCAGAAGCTGGAAGACTCCAAGACCGACGTGGGTTGGGGCCACCAGATCCGTTCGTACGTGCTGGACCAGAGCCGCATCAAGGACCTGCGCACGAACGTCGAAATCTCCAACACGCAGAAGGTGCTGGACGGCGACCTGGATCCCTTCATCCAGGCCAGCCTCAAGCAAAACGTCTAA
- a CDS encoding AMP-dependent synthetase/ligase: MMVAHTDPGGWPLLTLPQMLREQARRQPSSVAIRQKDFGIWKPMTWDQYWQRACRVGLGLRALGLSVGGRVAIVSDNRVEWLLTQMGACAAGGVAVGVYSTSPAEEMGYVLAHADVELVVCEDQEQTDKVLQVADRLPHLRRIVVIETKGLRSYADADRARIVTFAEVEADGGQREAVELAALNAMLDGQQLDDTGLMIYTSGSTGKPKGAMLSYRNMRGVAPGIADRLSMDASSVHLSYLPLCHVAEQMLSTFVPIYLGSQVNFGESLRTVQEDLREVAPTIFLGVPRIWEKLHAAISIKMQEAGPVQRWLYARALAQCAPFLEKSPAQYRLGERLTHGLWYWLVLRALQNFIGLRRVRVAMTGAAPIPPDVVRYFRTLGVPLVEVYGLTESTGMIFGQHPDRVKVGTVGEPILGVEWQIGDAGELLVRGDMVFQGYYKNPEATADTVRDGWLHTGDVVAEENGRVRIVDRLKDIMITAGGKNLTPSEIENAVKGSPYVKECIVIADGRKYVSALIQLEFDTVGKWAESRRIAFTHFRSLAECPQVRELVQQEVARANAGLAPVSQIKRFHLLTKELDHDDGEVTATMKVRRASIYRAYANEIETLYVEETTA; the protein is encoded by the coding sequence ATGATGGTCGCGCATACCGATCCTGGCGGCTGGCCGCTGCTGACGCTGCCGCAGATGCTGCGCGAGCAGGCGCGCCGGCAGCCATCCTCGGTAGCGATCCGGCAAAAGGACTTCGGCATATGGAAGCCCATGACGTGGGATCAATACTGGCAGCGCGCCTGCCGCGTCGGCCTCGGACTGCGCGCGCTGGGGCTGAGCGTGGGCGGGCGGGTTGCCATCGTCTCGGACAACCGGGTGGAGTGGCTGCTGACGCAGATGGGCGCCTGCGCGGCGGGCGGCGTGGCAGTGGGCGTCTATTCCACCAGCCCGGCCGAGGAAATGGGCTACGTGTTGGCGCATGCGGATGTCGAGCTGGTGGTGTGCGAAGACCAGGAGCAGACGGACAAGGTGCTGCAGGTGGCGGACAGGCTGCCCCATCTGCGCCGCATCGTGGTGATCGAAACGAAGGGCCTGCGCTCGTATGCTGACGCGGATCGGGCGCGCATCGTGACGTTTGCCGAGGTCGAGGCTGATGGCGGCCAGCGCGAGGCTGTGGAGTTGGCCGCACTGAACGCCATGCTGGATGGACAGCAGTTGGACGACACCGGGCTGATGATCTATACGTCCGGTTCGACCGGCAAGCCGAAGGGCGCGATGCTGAGCTACCGCAACATGCGTGGCGTGGCGCCCGGCATTGCCGATCGCCTGTCGATGGATGCCTCCAGCGTGCATCTGTCGTACCTGCCGCTGTGCCACGTTGCCGAGCAGATGCTGTCCACGTTTGTGCCGATCTACCTGGGTTCGCAGGTAAATTTTGGCGAGTCGCTGCGCACCGTGCAGGAAGACCTGCGCGAAGTTGCGCCGACGATCTTCCTGGGCGTGCCCCGCATCTGGGAAAAGCTGCACGCCGCGATCTCGATCAAGATGCAGGAGGCCGGCCCGGTGCAGCGGTGGCTGTACGCCCGCGCGCTGGCGCAATGTGCGCCGTTCCTGGAAAAGTCCCCCGCGCAGTACCGGTTGGGCGAACGGCTGACGCACGGGTTGTGGTACTGGCTGGTGCTGCGCGCCCTGCAGAACTTCATCGGACTGCGGCGCGTGCGGGTGGCGATGACGGGCGCGGCGCCCATACCGCCGGACGTCGTGCGCTACTTTCGCACGCTGGGCGTGCCGCTGGTCGAGGTATACGGCCTGACGGAGTCGACGGGAATGATTTTTGGCCAGCATCCCGACCGCGTGAAGGTGGGCACGGTGGGCGAGCCGATTCTGGGCGTGGAATGGCAAATCGGCGATGCCGGCGAGCTGCTCGTGCGCGGCGACATGGTGTTCCAGGGCTATTACAAGAACCCGGAAGCGACGGCCGACACCGTGCGCGACGGTTGGTTGCACACGGGCGATGTCGTGGCAGAGGAGAACGGGCGCGTGCGCATCGTGGACCGGCTCAAGGACATCATGATCACGGCGGGCGGCAAGAACCTGACACCGTCCGAGATCGAGAACGCGGTCAAGGGCAGCCCGTACGTCAAGGAATGCATCGTCATCGCGGACGGCAGAAAGTACGTGTCCGCACTGATCCAGCTGGAGTTCGACACGGTGGGCAAATGGGCTGAATCGCGGCGCATCGCGTTCACGCATTTCCGGTCGCTGGCCGAATGTCCGCAGGTGCGCGAGCTGGTGCAGCAGGAGGTCGCGCGGGCCAACGCCGGATTGGCGCCGGTGTCGCAGATCAAGCGCTTTCATCTGCTCACCAAGGAACTGGACCACGACGACGGCGAAGTGACCGCGACGATGAAGGTGCGGCGCGCCAGCATCTACCGCGCCTACGCCAACGAAATCGAAACGCTCTACGTTGAGGAGACGACGGCATGA
- a CDS encoding SDR family oxidoreductase — MSDTIAILTGASRGIGAAMARGLVKPGTRLITLARREDPELAAHARSQDVQLEQLSVDLSDLKAAESAAERICAALPRDAKRYLLINNAGTVHPVARTDELTDGAAITAAFNLNVTAVMLLTARFLAAVADIKADRRVLNISSGAGRNPNAGWGVYCATKAALDMHARVVKQEQGADGARIVALAPGIVDTDMQAAIRASDPESFPALAKFQDFHATGKLSSPANVASRILAYLDREDFGTTEIDDIRNYD, encoded by the coding sequence ATGTCCGACACCATTGCAATTCTCACCGGCGCGTCGCGCGGCATCGGCGCCGCCATGGCGCGCGGCCTGGTCAAACCCGGCACCCGCCTCATCACGCTGGCGCGCCGCGAAGACCCTGAGCTCGCCGCCCACGCGCGCTCGCAGGATGTGCAGCTGGAACAACTGTCCGTGGACCTCTCGGACCTGAAAGCGGCCGAATCCGCGGCTGAACGCATCTGCGCGGCGCTCCCGCGCGACGCCAAGCGCTATCTGCTGATCAACAACGCGGGCACGGTGCATCCCGTGGCGCGCACCGACGAACTCACCGACGGCGCGGCCATCACCGCCGCCTTCAACCTGAACGTCACCGCCGTCATGCTGCTTACGGCGCGATTCCTCGCCGCCGTGGCTGACATCAAGGCCGACCGCCGTGTGCTGAACATCTCCTCCGGCGCGGGCCGCAACCCGAACGCCGGCTGGGGCGTGTACTGCGCCACCAAGGCCGCGCTCGACATGCACGCCCGCGTCGTCAAGCAGGAACAAGGCGCCGACGGCGCGCGCATCGTCGCGCTGGCCCCCGGCATCGTCGACACCGACATGCAGGCCGCCATCCGCGCAAGCGACCCCGAAAGCTTCCCCGCGCTGGCCAAGTTCCAGGACTTCCATGCCACCGGCAAGCTGTCCTCGCCCGCCAACGTAGCCTCCCGCATCCTCGCCTACCTGGATCGCGAAGATTTCGGCACGACCGAAATCGACGACATCCGCAATTACGACTGA
- a CDS encoding ABC transporter substrate-binding protein translates to MKRIRIGSGLSRLLAPLGLAAAIAAAPAAQAAEDLVLGGSIPLSGVFAFAGQGIHAGITDYVKIINDQGGIKGRKLRYVPEDTAYKVDASVAAFKKITSQNKVNFYYGDSTGFSKTINAELNRTGDILMTGASFATELNDPAKYPAQFMLGPDYTEMFGILLRYIAKEQPGAKVAFVYSDTEFGRDPIASSRAVAEKLGLKVATEIMTPPGSVDVSTEVIKLRRADPDFTIFHGYVLAPIPEFVGQGKRMGLKTRYMGTFWTMDNSTVMQMGEDAEGFMGVMPYRYYYDQAADAPMLKKIREMRPQYQSTGYMQGFLAAMLFSEVAKRTLDAGKELTAANMKASLDGIKDFDTGGLIGVPISIKGNSIPVGRIYRADVKQKQMVPASDWIVLK, encoded by the coding sequence ATGAAGCGCATCCGGATAGGCAGCGGTTTATCGAGGTTGTTGGCCCCGTTGGGCCTGGCGGCGGCAATTGCGGCAGCGCCCGCCGCGCAGGCGGCCGAGGACCTGGTGCTGGGCGGCTCGATTCCGCTGAGCGGCGTATTCGCCTTTGCCGGGCAGGGCATCCACGCCGGGATCACGGACTACGTGAAGATCATCAACGACCAGGGCGGCATCAAGGGCCGCAAGCTGCGCTACGTGCCGGAGGACACCGCGTACAAGGTGGACGCGTCGGTGGCGGCGTTCAAGAAGATCACCAGCCAGAACAAGGTGAACTTCTACTACGGCGATTCGACAGGCTTTTCCAAGACCATCAATGCCGAGCTGAACCGCACGGGCGACATCCTGATGACGGGCGCGTCGTTTGCGACCGAGCTGAACGACCCGGCCAAGTATCCCGCCCAGTTCATGCTGGGGCCGGACTACACCGAGATGTTCGGCATCCTGCTGCGGTACATCGCCAAGGAACAGCCGGGCGCCAAGGTGGCGTTCGTGTATTCGGACACGGAGTTCGGGCGCGATCCGATTGCCAGTTCGCGCGCGGTGGCCGAGAAGCTGGGCCTGAAGGTGGCGACCGAGATCATGACGCCGCCGGGCAGCGTGGACGTGTCGACCGAGGTCATCAAGCTGCGCCGTGCGGATCCGGACTTCACCATCTTCCATGGCTACGTGCTGGCGCCGATTCCCGAGTTCGTGGGGCAGGGCAAGCGCATGGGGCTGAAGACGCGCTACATGGGCACGTTCTGGACGATGGACAACTCGACCGTGATGCAGATGGGCGAGGACGCCGAAGGCTTCATGGGCGTGATGCCGTACCGCTATTACTACGACCAGGCGGCCGACGCGCCAATGCTCAAGAAGATCCGCGAGATGCGGCCGCAGTACCAGAGCACGGGCTACATGCAGGGTTTTCTGGCCGCCATGCTGTTCTCCGAGGTGGCCAAGCGCACGCTGGACGCCGGCAAGGAGCTGACCGCGGCCAACATGAAGGCCTCGCTGGACGGCATCAAGGACTTCGACACGGGCGGACTGATCGGCGTGCCGATCTCCATCAAGGGCAACTCGATCCCCGTGGGCCGGATCTATCGCGCGGACGTCAAGCAGAAGCAGATGGTGCCGGCGTCCGATTGGATCGTGCTCAAGTGA
- a CDS encoding thiolase family protein, giving the protein MNQAVILEAVRTPFGRRGGWWAQTRPDALLAETVQGLLARAGLPGDKVEDLIAGCVSQAGEQGANIGRLAAMLAGLPESVPGVALNRMCGSSQQAVHFGAQAIAAGDMRYVVAGGVESMSRVPMFLDVTLGQTEFRGFESLNPALLARYPLIHQIESAERIASHWGLSQAEMDQWARESHARAWAAASAGLHAELLPGTPALRDEGIRETTDAARMAAMAPALRAPGEGGVTAANASQLADGAAAVLLADKDTALADGFRPRARFLARVVVGSDPVMQLTGVIPAARQALSRAGLALEDIDWIEINEAFASVVLAWQRELGADLARVNPWGGAIAHGHPLGATGAGLMAKMLAGLEATEGELGMQLMCIGHGMATATIIQRV; this is encoded by the coding sequence ATGAACCAAGCCGTGATCCTGGAAGCCGTGCGCACGCCGTTCGGGCGGCGCGGCGGATGGTGGGCGCAGACGCGCCCGGACGCGCTGCTGGCCGAGACCGTGCAGGGCCTGCTGGCGCGCGCGGGGCTGCCCGGCGACAAGGTCGAGGACCTGATCGCCGGCTGCGTCAGCCAGGCGGGCGAACAGGGCGCCAATATCGGCAGGTTGGCGGCGATGCTGGCCGGGCTGCCGGAGAGCGTGCCGGGCGTGGCGCTCAACCGGATGTGCGGGTCCAGCCAACAGGCCGTGCATTTCGGCGCGCAGGCCATCGCCGCGGGCGACATGCGGTACGTGGTCGCGGGCGGCGTCGAGAGCATGAGCCGCGTACCGATGTTCCTGGACGTGACGTTGGGCCAGACGGAATTCCGCGGCTTTGAATCGCTGAACCCGGCGTTGCTGGCGCGTTATCCGCTGATTCACCAGATAGAGAGCGCGGAGCGCATTGCCAGCCATTGGGGACTGTCGCAGGCCGAGATGGACCAGTGGGCGCGCGAGAGTCACGCGCGTGCCTGGGCGGCTGCCAGCGCCGGGCTGCATGCGGAATTGCTGCCCGGCACGCCGGCGCTGCGCGACGAGGGTATCCGCGAGACCACGGACGCCGCGCGCATGGCGGCCATGGCGCCGGCTTTGCGGGCGCCGGGAGAGGGCGGAGTAACGGCGGCCAACGCCAGCCAGCTTGCCGACGGTGCGGCAGCAGTCCTGCTGGCAGACAAGGACACGGCCCTGGCCGATGGCTTCAGGCCCCGGGCGCGATTCCTGGCGCGCGTGGTGGTGGGGTCGGATCCCGTGATGCAGCTGACGGGCGTGATTCCGGCGGCGCGGCAGGCGCTGTCGCGCGCGGGCCTGGCGCTGGAGGACATCGACTGGATCGAGATCAACGAGGCCTTTGCAAGCGTGGTGCTGGCCTGGCAGCGCGAACTGGGCGCCGACCTGGCGCGCGTGAATCCGTGGGGCGGCGCGATCGCGCATGGCCATCCGCTGGGCGCCACGGGCGCGGGCTTGATGGCCAAGATGCTGGCGGGGCTGGAGGCCACCGAAGGAGAATTGGGCATGCAGCTCATGTGCATCGGCCACGGCATGGCGACTGCGACCATCATCCAGAGGGTTTGA
- a CDS encoding preprotein translocase subunit TatB, whose protein sequence is MIFKILMLLLVVAGLVYWIKQPRRIQPGAPYRTVPARRPVFIVLCVATAISLIAAILTALLWMGGVAGGVTGGGYHGEADFLLPVAASLLALSVACAVGAFLKRRG, encoded by the coding sequence ATGATCTTCAAGATCCTGATGCTGTTGCTGGTCGTGGCGGGGCTGGTCTACTGGATCAAGCAACCCCGCCGCATCCAGCCGGGCGCTCCCTACCGGACCGTCCCCGCGCGGCGGCCGGTATTCATCGTGCTGTGCGTGGCCACCGCCATTTCGCTGATCGCCGCCATCCTCACTGCCCTGCTCTGGATGGGTGGCGTGGCCGGCGGCGTCACCGGCGGCGGGTACCACGGCGAAGCCGATTTCCTGCTGCCCGTCGCGGCCTCGCTGCTCGCACTGTCCGTTGCCTGCGCCGTGGGCGCATTCCTCAAGCGGCGGGGTTAG
- a CDS encoding branched-chain amino acid ABC transporter permease: MRIATAKQTYLADEALFDTRTQHVWLALLAASLVLFPFVANAYWLYLACLVAINIASATGLNILTGYTGLVSLGQAAFMGLGAYTVAVMELHLGTPVVVNLLAGGVVAMLGGLLVGIPSLRVKGLYLAISTIAASFIAHFIFANWQFTGGTSGLQVPPARILGMDLDTSFKIYWLIVPVTVLMVLGAANLFRTRIGRAFIAIRDRDISAEVLGIRLLRYKLLSFGLSSFYAGVAGGLWAYFFRVVTPESFPLIMSIFFLAAIIVGGMGSILGSILGAIFMTMVPEFLKLVVGWLPVGGDALRLISPVRTIVFGLLIVGFLIFEPHGLAEIWRRVRRFFHLWPFRT, translated from the coding sequence ATGCGCATCGCGACCGCCAAGCAGACTTACCTGGCCGACGAGGCGCTTTTCGACACGCGCACGCAGCACGTGTGGCTGGCGCTGCTGGCGGCCTCGCTGGTGCTGTTTCCCTTTGTGGCGAATGCCTATTGGCTCTATCTGGCGTGCCTGGTCGCGATCAACATCGCCAGCGCGACGGGGCTGAACATCCTGACCGGCTACACCGGACTGGTCAGTTTGGGCCAGGCGGCGTTCATGGGCCTGGGCGCGTACACCGTCGCGGTGATGGAACTGCATCTTGGCACGCCGGTTGTCGTCAACCTGCTGGCCGGGGGCGTCGTCGCCATGCTGGGCGGGCTGCTGGTCGGCATTCCGTCGTTGCGGGTGAAGGGCCTGTACCTGGCGATCTCCACCATTGCTGCATCCTTTATCGCGCATTTCATTTTTGCAAACTGGCAGTTCACGGGAGGCACGAGCGGCCTGCAGGTGCCGCCGGCGCGCATCCTGGGCATGGATCTGGATACCTCGTTCAAGATCTATTGGCTGATCGTGCCGGTGACGGTGCTGATGGTGCTGGGCGCGGCCAATCTGTTCCGCACCCGCATCGGCCGGGCATTCATCGCGATCCGCGACCGCGACATTTCCGCCGAGGTGCTGGGCATCCGGCTGTTGCGCTACAAGCTGCTGTCATTCGGACTGTCCTCGTTCTACGCGGGCGTGGCGGGCGGCTTGTGGGCTTACTTTTTCCGAGTGGTCACGCCCGAGAGCTTTCCGCTCATCATGTCGATCTTCTTTCTGGCGGCGATCATCGTCGGCGGCATGGGCTCGATCCTGGGATCCATCCTGGGCGCCATCTTCATGACGATGGTGCCCGAGTTCCTGAAGCTGGTCGTCGGCTGGCTGCCGGTGGGCGGCGATGCACTGCGGCTGATTTCGCCGGTGCGCACCATTGTTTTTGGCCTGCTGATCGTGGGCTTCCTGATCTTCGAGCCGCACGGGCTCGCGGAAATCTGGCGGCGCGTGCGCCGATTCTTTCACCTATGGCCTTTTCGCACGTAG
- the lysS gene encoding lysine--tRNA ligase: MTDHSTTPAPAQDENRLIAERRAKLAKLRETGVAYPNDFVPDARAAALHDKYDGEEQEALAAAAVTVKVAGRMMLKRVMGKASFATLQDSTGRIQIYLDRGTLGEDVYAAFKQWDIGDIIAIEGSVFKTNKGELSVHAASARLLSKSLRPLPDKFHGVADQELRYRQRYVDLIMTDATRRTFEARSKAVGSIRQFMLNAGFLEVETPMLHPIPGGAAAKPFVTHHNALDMEMFLRIAPELYLKRLIVGGFERVFEVNRNFRNEGVSPRHNPEFTMMEFYAAFADYRWLMDFTEELIRQAAISASGSAVLTYQERELDLSKPFDRLTICEAILKYADGYTQAQLDDPAFVRAELKKLGADADGPVLSRAGLGALQLALFEETAEAKLWNPTYIIDYPVEVSPLARASDSREGITERFELFMTGREIANGFSELNDPEDQAERFRSQVEAKDAGDEEAMFYDADYIRALEYGMPPTGGCGIGIDRLVMLLTDSPSIRDVILFPHLRRED, encoded by the coding sequence ATGACCGACCACTCGACCACTCCGGCTCCCGCCCAGGATGAAAACCGCTTGATCGCCGAACGGCGCGCCAAGCTGGCCAAACTGCGCGAAACCGGGGTCGCGTACCCCAATGATTTCGTCCCGGACGCCCGCGCCGCGGCCCTGCATGACAAGTACGACGGCGAGGAACAGGAAGCCCTGGCCGCCGCCGCCGTCACCGTCAAGGTCGCCGGCCGCATGATGCTCAAGCGCGTCATGGGCAAAGCCAGCTTCGCCACGCTGCAGGACAGCACCGGCCGCATCCAGATCTACCTGGACCGCGGCACGCTCGGCGAAGACGTCTACGCCGCGTTCAAGCAATGGGACATCGGCGACATCATCGCGATCGAAGGGTCGGTCTTCAAGACCAACAAGGGCGAACTCTCGGTGCACGCCGCCTCGGCGCGCCTCCTGTCCAAGTCGCTGCGCCCGCTGCCCGACAAGTTCCACGGCGTCGCCGACCAGGAACTGCGCTACCGCCAGCGCTACGTCGACCTCATCATGACCGACGCCACGCGCCGCACGTTCGAAGCGCGCAGCAAGGCCGTGGGCAGCATCCGCCAGTTCATGCTGAACGCGGGCTTCCTTGAAGTCGAAACGCCCATGCTGCACCCGATCCCGGGCGGCGCGGCGGCCAAGCCGTTCGTCACGCACCACAACGCGCTGGACATGGAAATGTTCCTGCGCATCGCGCCCGAGCTCTACCTCAAGCGCCTGATCGTGGGCGGCTTCGAACGCGTGTTCGAAGTCAACCGCAACTTCCGCAACGAAGGCGTCAGCCCGCGTCACAATCCCGAATTCACGATGATGGAGTTCTACGCAGCCTTCGCGGACTACCGCTGGCTCATGGACTTCACCGAAGAGCTGATTCGTCAGGCCGCCATCTCGGCCAGCGGCAGCGCCGTCCTGACCTACCAGGAACGCGAGCTGGACCTGTCCAAGCCCTTCGATCGCCTGACCATCTGCGAAGCCATCCTCAAGTACGCCGACGGCTACACGCAGGCTCAGCTGGATGACCCGGCCTTCGTGCGCGCTGAACTCAAGAAGCTTGGCGCCGACGCCGACGGCCCCGTGCTCTCGCGCGCCGGCCTGGGCGCGCTGCAACTGGCGCTGTTCGAAGAGACCGCCGAAGCCAAGCTCTGGAACCCCACCTACATCATCGACTACCCGGTCGAAGTCTCGCCGCTGGCACGCGCCTCCGATTCGCGTGAAGGCATCACCGAGCGCTTCGAACTCTTCATGACCGGCCGCGAAATCGCCAACGGCTTCTCGGAATTGAACGACCCCGAAGACCAGGCCGAACGCTTCCGCTCGCAGGTCGAAGCCAAGGACGCCGGCGACGAAGAAGCCATGTTCTACGACGCGGACTACATCCGCGCCCTGGAATACGGCATGCCCCCGACGGGCGGCTGCGGCATTGGCATCGACCGTCTGGTCATGCTGCTGACCGACAGCCCCAGCATCCGCGACGTCATCCTCTTCCCGCACCTGCGCCGTGAAGACTGA
- a CDS encoding TetR/AcrR family transcriptional regulator, whose amino-acid sequence MDKTGIAALRDDGAETERRRELILAAGRLFSKRGYERTTVRELAKAVGLQSGSLFHHFRSKEEILVAVMNNGIQEVIDLGGKALASYVEPEDRLAALFRVHMWSMLHGAGGDAMNALVYEWRSLSAPSQATVKVLSDRYEAMWQSVVAGAVEAGLLQGDARVIKRCVLGAMNLTVQWYKPGGRLAPAAFIDAMLQASLPALPANAGRWPVDPNPAA is encoded by the coding sequence ATGGACAAGACCGGGATCGCCGCGCTGCGGGACGATGGCGCGGAGACGGAGCGGCGCCGGGAACTGATCCTGGCCGCCGGCCGGCTCTTCAGCAAGCGGGGCTACGAGCGCACGACGGTCCGCGAGCTCGCCAAGGCCGTGGGGCTGCAGTCGGGCAGCCTGTTCCATCACTTTCGCAGCAAGGAGGAAATCCTGGTCGCCGTCATGAACAACGGCATCCAGGAAGTGATCGACCTGGGCGGCAAGGCGCTGGCCAGCTATGTCGAGCCGGAGGACCGGCTGGCGGCCCTGTTCCGCGTGCATATGTGGAGCATGCTGCATGGCGCGGGCGGGGACGCGATGAACGCGCTGGTGTACGAATGGCGCAGCCTGTCCGCGCCCAGCCAGGCCACGGTGAAGGTGCTGAGCGACCGCTACGAGGCGATGTGGCAGTCGGTGGTGGCGGGGGCGGTGGAAGCGGGATTGCTGCAGGGGGACGCGCGCGTCATCAAGCGATGCGTGCTGGGCGCGATGAACCTGACGGTGCAGTGGTACAAGCCGGGCGGGCGGCTGGCGCCCGCCGCGTTCATCGACGCGATGCTTCAGGCGTCATTGCCGGCGCTGCCGGCGAACGCCGGCAGGTGGCCGGTGGACCCTAACCCCGCCGCTTGA